One Armatimonadota bacterium genomic window carries:
- a CDS encoding response regulator has protein sequence MSKLPRRILVADSDYAFAQSLRADLEGRGYGVEVVSDGLSAINMVKTRPFSGAVVDTDLIAVDGLQVLSIIKDLKRALPVVVTSKRERAATERAAREAGAEAYEPKPCPPARVAEALEQCMSGSASIPRQRPSLTLGRLEAGQVLLLQCPGGHATGRLTSRLVAKHPASLAVAAPRREGELVSLPFGAAVTVGFPMPDGWYHFDTYVLGAVSYRGEPAILLAQPRLVSHIQRRRYVRFRGAFSVMLGSERCPLTGKGQDVGEGGMRVLTQEPLAVGSPVACRLQAAGAQDQITISGTVVWAEELRDNGHRCRAGIEFPTASGAERKRLRTWVEALARQRGGPPGPERAGDGLGASAVS, from the coding sequence ATGAGCAAACTGCCACGGCGCATACTCGTCGCCGACTCCGACTATGCGTTCGCCCAGAGCCTGCGCGCCGACCTGGAGGGTCGCGGCTACGGCGTCGAGGTGGTCAGCGACGGCCTGAGCGCGATCAACATGGTCAAGACGCGGCCGTTCAGCGGCGCCGTCGTGGACACCGATCTGATCGCGGTGGACGGCCTGCAGGTGCTCAGCATCATCAAGGACCTCAAGCGGGCGCTGCCGGTGGTGGTGACGAGCAAGCGCGAGCGCGCGGCGACCGAGCGCGCGGCGCGGGAGGCGGGGGCCGAGGCCTATGAGCCCAAGCCATGCCCGCCGGCGCGAGTGGCGGAGGCGCTCGAGCAGTGCATGAGCGGCAGCGCCTCCATTCCGCGCCAGCGGCCGTCCCTGACCTTGGGGCGGTTGGAGGCGGGGCAGGTGCTGCTGCTGCAGTGCCCCGGTGGGCATGCCACGGGGCGACTGACGAGCCGGTTGGTGGCGAAGCATCCGGCGTCGCTCGCGGTTGCCGCTCCGCGGCGCGAGGGCGAACTGGTTTCGCTGCCGTTTGGAGCGGCGGTGACGGTGGGGTTTCCGATGCCCGATGGCTGGTACCATTTCGACACCTACGTCCTGGGAGCGGTCAGCTACCGGGGTGAGCCCGCGATACTGCTGGCGCAGCCGCGCCTGGTGAGCCACATTCAGCGGCGCCGATACGTGCGCTTCCGGGGTGCGTTCAGCGTCATGCTGGGCAGCGAACGGTGCCCGCTGACGGGCAAGGGACAGGATGTGGGCGAGGGCGGCATGCGGGTGCTGACGCAGGAACCGCTAGCCGTCGGCTCGCCCGTCGCCTGCCGCCTGCAGGCGGCAGGGGCGCAAGATCAGATCACCATTTCGGGCACCGTGGTCTGGGCCGAGGAACTGCGGGATAACGGGCATCGCTGCCGCGCGGGCATCGAGTTTCCGACCGCCTCCGGGGCCGAACGCAAGCGCCTGCGGACCTGGGTGGAAGCTCTCGCGCGACAGCGAGGGGGACCTCCCGGGCCGGAGCGGGCAGGCGATGGGCTCGGCGCATCCGCAGTGAGTTGA
- a CDS encoding sigma-54 dependent transcriptional regulator, whose protein sequence is MKDPARILVVDDEPNICQVLSAVLRKDGYDVQVSRDGEEALSLLEQNPVDLLITDVVMNNVGGVDLLQRVQSASPQTPVVMMTAYGTIKSAVDAIKLGAFDYLAKPFDMEQMKSVVRKALSQRRQMRARGATVPAAGTPAGEEPAAAGIVGEGEWLTRVHEMISKVARSRANVLLRGESGTGKELVARAIHAHSTRADRPFVAVACSALSSDLLESELFGHERGAFTGAVAQRPGRFELADGGTLFLDEIGDISMNLQLKLLRAIQEREFERVGGTRTLRVDTRLIAATNRDLEAAVNTGSFREDLYYRLRVVEIYLPPLRERAGNVPKLVRHFLEAFNHENSKHIGKVPPAVLAILDDYPWPGNVRELENAIERAVVLADDDAVELELDLLPPSIISRNGGGQPAIPRNSLAAELHQASKERRRDILAAALAAHDGDIARAAEALEITERAAAYYADEHSASAARRPRARPRSRQAAPRQSAAVRAVRTRKTEA, encoded by the coding sequence ATGAAAGACCCGGCGCGAATCCTGGTGGTTGACGACGAGCCCAACATCTGCCAGGTGCTGTCGGCGGTGCTGCGCAAGGACGGATACGACGTGCAGGTGAGCCGGGACGGGGAGGAAGCGCTGAGCCTGCTCGAGCAGAACCCAGTTGACCTGCTGATAACCGACGTGGTGATGAACAACGTCGGCGGGGTCGATCTCCTGCAGCGCGTGCAGTCCGCAAGCCCGCAGACGCCGGTGGTCATGATGACGGCCTACGGCACCATCAAGAGCGCGGTTGACGCGATCAAGCTCGGCGCCTTCGATTACCTGGCCAAGCCCTTTGACATGGAGCAGATGAAGTCGGTGGTGCGCAAGGCGCTGTCGCAGCGCCGCCAGATGCGCGCGCGCGGCGCAACCGTGCCGGCGGCCGGGACGCCCGCCGGGGAGGAGCCGGCGGCGGCGGGCATCGTCGGCGAGGGCGAATGGCTGACGCGCGTGCACGAAATGATCTCCAAGGTCGCGCGCAGCCGCGCCAACGTCCTGCTGCGCGGCGAGAGCGGCACCGGCAAGGAGCTGGTGGCGCGGGCAATCCACGCCCACAGCACCCGCGCCGATCGCCCCTTCGTGGCGGTGGCGTGCAGTGCGCTGAGCTCCGACCTGCTGGAGAGCGAGCTCTTCGGCCACGAGCGGGGCGCCTTCACCGGCGCGGTCGCACAGAGGCCCGGCCGCTTTGAGTTGGCCGATGGCGGAACGCTGTTCCTGGACGAGATCGGCGACATCAGCATGAACCTGCAGCTCAAGCTGCTGCGGGCCATTCAGGAGCGTGAGTTCGAGCGCGTCGGCGGCACCAGGACCCTGCGCGTGGACACCCGCCTGATCGCCGCCACTAACCGCGACCTGGAGGCCGCCGTCAACACCGGCAGCTTCCGCGAGGACCTCTACTACCGCCTGCGGGTGGTCGAGATCTACCTGCCGCCGCTGCGCGAGCGCGCCGGCAACGTGCCCAAACTGGTGCGTCATTTCCTGGAAGCCTTCAACCACGAAAACTCCAAGCATATCGGCAAGGTGCCGCCCGCGGTGCTGGCGATTCTGGATGACTATCCCTGGCCCGGCAATGTCCGCGAGCTCGAGAACGCCATCGAGCGCGCAGTGGTGCTGGCGGATGATGACGCCGTCGAGCTGGAGCTGGACTTGCTGCCGCCGTCCATCATCAGCCGTAATGGCGGCGGGCAGCCCGCGATCCCGCGCAACAGCCTGGCGGCGGAACTGCACCAGGCAAGCAAGGAGCGACGCCGGGATATCCTGGCCGCGGCGCTGGCCGCCCACGACGGCGACATAGCGCGGGCGGCAGAGGCATTGGAGATCACCGAGCGCGCGGCGGCCTACTACGCGGACGAGCATTCCGCAAGCGCCGCGCGTCGCCCCCGCGCCCGCCCGCGCAGCCGCCAGGCGGCGCCTCGCCAGTCCGCCGCGGTGCGCGCGGTACGCACGCGCAAGACTGAAGCTTGA